A single region of the Capsicum annuum cultivar UCD-10X-F1 unplaced genomic scaffold, UCD10Xv1.1 ctg5189, whole genome shotgun sequence genome encodes:
- the LOC124892911 gene encoding uncharacterized protein LOC124892911, giving the protein MGEQVVPPCASPRSLFLRTWEVSSQTLKAVVSFVNNFRCEVPWFDAPPNYVGPLIELLWVQIISNPSICIAFAYRNLMNGLRGYKISQVLGPILLSGGIINHFVVLSFVMYWYYDRPFRLIGAEAIFLIEVIPMIVASALHHLLEFNYGYLYLLLGFTMYVYGCAHFMHIAYDIGVKDVLLGLVLQIPFYIVNGKLLIRALALSFCVVLCFCKYMMYSAPELPEHGKSTKELEQLPC; this is encoded by the exons ATGGGTGAACAAGTTGTCCCTCCTTGTGCCTCTCCCCGTAGCCTGTTCCTCCGCACTTGGGAGGTTTCCTCACAAACCTTGAAGGCTGTCGTTTCATTTGTCAACAACTTTAGGTGTGAAGTGCCATGGTTTGATGCACCACCCAATTATGTTG GGCCTCTTATTGAACTGTTGTGGGTGCAAATTATTAGCAATCCCTCAATATGCATTGCCTTTGCATATAGAAACTTAATGAATGGTCTGCGTGGTTACAAGATCTCGCAAGTTCTCGGCCCGATTCTCTTATCTGGTGGGATTATAAACCATTTTGTTGTGCTGTCTTTTGTTATGTATTGGTACTACGACAGGCCGTTCCGTTTAATTGGTGCTGAGGCAATATTTTTGATCGAGGTCATTCCTATGATAGTGGCATCTGCGTTGCATCACCTTTTGGAGTTCAATTATGGTTATCTGTATCTACTGCTTGGCTTCACCATGTATGTCTATGGCTGCGCGCACTTCATGCACATAGCGTATGATATTGGAGTAAAAGACGTATTGCTAGGATTAGTATTGCAGATTCCTTTTTATATTGTGAACGGAAAGTTGTTAATTAGAGCGTTGGCTTTGAGCTTCTGTGTTGTGTTATGTTTCTGTAAATACATGATGTATTCTGCTCCTGAATTACCTGAGCATGGTAAAAGTACAAAGGAGTTGGAGCAGCTGCCTTGCTGA